One window from the genome of Oryctolagus cuniculus chromosome 1, mOryCun1.1, whole genome shotgun sequence encodes:
- the P2RY6 gene encoding P2Y purinoceptor 6, protein MPRQAAMAGDNGTVQVLGSPPTTCVYREDFKRLLLPPVYSMVLAAGLPLNACVIAQLCASRRALTRTAVYTLNLALADLLYACSLPLLIYNYARGDHWPFGDLACRLVRFLFYANLHGSILFLTCISFQRYLGICHPLAPWHKRGGRRAAWLVCGAIWLAVTAQCLPTAIFAATGIQRNRTVCYDLSPPALAAHYLPYGMALTVIGFLLPFAALLACYCRLAQRLCRQDGPAGPVAQERRDKAARMAVVVAAAFAISFLPFHITKTAYLAVRSVPGVPCPVLEAFAAAYKGTRPFASANSVLDPILFYFTQKKFRRRPQELLLKLRAKWQRQGRGVH, encoded by the coding sequence ATGCCCAGGCAGGCAGCCATGGCGGGGGACAACGGCACCGTGCAGGTCCTGGGCTCACCGCCCACCACCTGTGTCTACCGCGAGGACTTCAAGCGCCTGCTGCTGCCACCGGTGTACTCGATGGTGCTGGCGGCCGGCCTGCCGCTGAACGCCTGCGTCATCGCCCAGCTCTGCGCGTCCCGCCGGGCGCTGACCCGCACCGCCGTGTACACCCTCAATCTGGCCCTGGCCGACCTGCTGTACGCCTGCTCTCTGCCCCTGCTGATCTACAACTACGCCCGCGGGGACCACTGGCCCTTCGGCGACCTCGCCTGCCGCCTCGTGCGCTTCCTCTTCTACGCCAACCTGCACGGCAGCATCCTCTTCCTCACCTGCATCAGCTTCCAGCGTTACCTGGGCATCTGCCACCCGCTGGCCCCCTGGCACAAGCGTGGGGGCCGGCGGGCCGCCTGGCTGGTGTGTGGCGCCATCTGGCTGGCTGTGACAGCCCAGTGCCTGCCCACCGCCATCTTCGCCGCCACAGGCATCCAGCGGAACCGCACCGTCTGCTACGACCTGAGTCCACCCGCCCTGGCCGCCCACTACCTGCCCTACGGCATGGCCCTCACGGTCATTGGCTTCCTGCTGCCCTTTGCCGCCCTGCTGGCCTGCTACTGTCGCCTGGCCCAGCGCCTGTGCCGCCAGGACGGCCCAGCAGGGCCCGTGGCCCAGGAGCGGCGTGACAAGGCGGCCCGCATGGCCGTGGTGGTGGCGGCTGCCTTTGCCATCAGCTTCCTGCCTTTCCACATCACCAAGACAGCCTACCTGGCAGTGCGCTCTGTGCCGGGTGTGCCGTGCCCGGTGCTGGAGGCCTTTGCTGCCGCCTACAAGGGCACGCGCCCCTTCGCCAGCGCCAACAGCGTGCTGGACCCCATCCTCTTCTACTTCACCCAGAAGAAGTTCCGCCGGCGGCCACAGGAGCTACTCCTGAAACTCAGGGCCaagtggcagaggcagggccGTGGAGTCCACTAG